The DNA segment GCTGGGCGGGAGGGATGCGGCTGTCCGGCACGCGCGCATCCTCGGCTTCGTCGCGGTCGGAGTCGCGGCACTCGGCCTTCTCTTCCAGCTGCTACCGGCGACCGCACAGCAGACGGGAATGCTCTTCGCGCTCTTTCTGCCGATCCACATCGGCCTCGCCACGGCGTTGAATGCCGTGGCAACGGTCAGCCGTTCAGAGCCCGGTGTACCGCCGAGGCGAGCGTTCAGCCTCCAGGGCTCGGCGCCAGATGCCCATCGAACCAGGCCACCATGGCGGCCTGTGCTTGGGCTCGGTGATCCGGATTCCTGAAGCCGTGATCCCCACCTGCGATGGTGATGAACTCGGACTCCACTTCTTCAGCTTGCAGCGCGGCGTACATGAGCTCGCTGGCGCTGATCGGCACGAGCGTGTCCGCATCTCCATGGATCAGGAGCGTCGGGGGGTCGTCAGGAGTTACGAAGAGGATCGGCGAGATCGAGGCAGCCTGGTCCTCGGGGAAATCGAGCGCCGGGAACCGCTCGCTCGGGCCGACGATCGGCCGAAGGTCGACCGGAGGATAGTACGCGACCACCGCCGCCACCCGGGCGGGCGTCCGCAGCACCTCGTCCCTCGAATCCTGCTCGCCCTCGTCGGAGCCGAGGCCAAGCATCAGCGACAGATGCCCTCCGGCGCTTCCGCCGAAGACGCCCAGACGGTCCACGTCGACGCCGAGATCGGCGGCGTGCAAGCGCACGTATCTCAAGGCACGCCTCACGTCGGCTTCGGCCTCGGGCACCTTGTAACGCGGCGCACTTCCATGCCGCACCGCAATGACCGTCAACCCCTTCTCGAGAAGCCCCGAGAAGCTCCGGCTAGCCAAACGCTGAGGCGGCCCCCAACGCGACACCCATCCGCCGCTCACCATGTACAGCACCGCGCCGCCGTGGGCGTTCGCCGGTCTGAACACGTCGAACGTCAGCGCCATGCCGTCCTTGTGGCCGTACACCACGTCCGGCGTGATTTGGAGGTCGTCGTCGCTCGCAGTGGCACTCTGCTGACCAGCGATCGGCATGGGCAGCGCAGCTGCGACTAGAAGCAAGCCGAGGGGGAGGATTCGGGCTGTCTTCAACATCTCAAACTCCATCGATCTCTGGGGCACCCAAACATTTCGCAGGGCCATCATAGGCGCGCAGGCCTGATGGTTCCAGCCCAGGCTTCGAGGAAGCCATCCTACTGGATTCGAGCTACGAAACTGACGTTGCCTGTGTTATTCGGGCCCACATAGCTGAGGTCGTTCTGCAGGGTCCAACGAATGTGGGTGACGCACGTGTCGTAGGTCGCCGGCGCACTGCAACCGGCGGAGACCGGTACATAGGTCCACGTGCTGGCCCCGTCGTCGGAGTACTCCACCGTGACGGACACGCCGGACGGGAGGTTGTTCACCACGCTGCCCACCTTGAAGTCGACCTCGACCGCTAGCGAATCCAGGATAACTACATCCGTGGCGTCATCATCGCCGTCGTTGGTGACGGTGAGGGTGTAAGTGAGATCGGTGCCCGGCGGCGGCGTGCCGCTCGGACTGACAGCT comes from the Gemmatimonadota bacterium genome and includes:
- a CDS encoding alpha/beta hydrolase, encoding MLKTARILPLGLLLVAAALPMPIAGQQSATASDDDLQITPDVVYGHKDGMALTFDVFRPANAHGGAVLYMVSGGWVSRWGPPQRLASRSFSGLLEKGLTVIAVRHGSAPRYKVPEAEADVRRALRYVRLHAADLGVDVDRLGVFGGSAGGHLSLMLGLGSDEGEQDSRDEVLRTPARVAAVVAYYPPVDLRPIVGPSERFPALDFPEDQAASISPILFVTPDDPPTLLIHGDADTLVPISASELMYAALQAEEVESEFITIAGGDHGFRNPDHRAQAQAAMVAWFDGHLAPSPGG